In one Nostoc sp. KVJ3 genomic region, the following are encoded:
- a CDS encoding TonB-dependent receptor gives MKPRLHHATIFNLKMMGVMPIALSLVLYPAIVKAESTNENLFLPDSPLQADKGAEDAEVLENLSPKKGEVFNSPPSLQKNQSRSDVKRQDEAARNKVAEKIIDSSSPHVLGSSDKQFLTLELPSTSLVPNTDSSIADVQLNEREIQPFQPANSVDLPRGLRKIAGIKDTKTQLQASPTEIPAFSAQLPRGLRKIAEVTKENQKIPPTSPVSTGIKFLMPTPNTIVDVPATTVIVQFPVGSKVELRANGVLVNPSSIGRTESDASTNLVTQTWYGVSLKEGNNTISAQVVGGTEPPITVQVAVRGAPQKLTLETVESRIPADGRSTATIKGQLLDASGNRSNRDAVITLIPTAGEFVGKDFKPDEPGFQVEAKGGQFTAILRSQLKAETVTIRAITNNLEAFTQLQFETALRPSLVTGIIDLRLGAKGTDYYGSFRDFLPPDKNNRTQLDFHSAIFATGAIGEWLFTGAYNSSRNLNEDCNCDNRLFRTYQSSEQNYPVYGDSSKVDVVAPSIDSVYLRIERSTGIPGADPDYAMWGDYNTEEFARRSQQFTSITRQLHGFKANYNFGNLQITGLYGNHLEAFQRDTIAPDGTSGYYFLSRRLLQPGSENVFIELEELNRPGTVLERKQLNLGQDYEIDYDRGTLLFREPILRTDVDQTGQVLVRRIVVSYQYDSGNSDSNIYAGRLQYNLSRKLNQESWIGATYVHENQGVRDFQLYGADALISLGNQGKLIAEYAHSTNDSDVVGKVSGEAYRLEAEGQITNGIQGRAYYRFADTGFANNATISFVPGQTRYGAQVTAKLSSTTNVRAQYDHEDNFGIAPQPLDTFEELFSPGSQAIPGSAVNNSLTTISAGIQQRLGSAIVDVDWIHRHREDRIPDSALSSNSDQLRSRFSVPIAKNLTFQAQNELSLSSQKDSVYPDRTILGLNWAAIPGVNISLAQQFYTSGQYSGNSITSLSVNGEHKLGSDTTLTGRYSILGGANEMTTQGAIGLNNRWTIASGLRLNVAYEHVFGNFFGRTGAGQQYAQPFAVGQSASAIGFDGGDSYSVGLEYSDNPQFQASARYEHRSSSGGSNTVITAGAAGKISPALTALVRYQQAGSSNQKLSGLGDTTTLKLGLAYRNPNSDKFNALLRYEYRKNPSTIPDTILLGSGTGSEDHTFALEAIYAPNWQWEFYGKYALRNSTSYIASDLAGTSTVNLAQLRATYRLGYSWDLVGEARVISQSSYSETGFVLETGYYLTPNLRVSAGYVFGKVDDRDFSGTRSAGGAYLGVSVKLNELFDGFGQQKPVPRTQQESTLPSLLKKAREGNFTSNYSGMKL, from the coding sequence ATGAAACCCAGACTGCACCATGCAACTATTTTCAACCTGAAGATGATGGGGGTGATGCCGATAGCTCTCAGTCTTGTTTTGTATCCTGCCATAGTTAAGGCAGAATCTACAAATGAAAATCTTTTTTTACCCGATTCGCCTTTGCAAGCAGACAAGGGTGCTGAAGATGCTGAAGTTCTGGAAAACTTATCTCCTAAGAAAGGAGAGGTTTTTAATTCTCCTCCTTCACTACAAAAAAATCAGTCTAGAAGTGACGTGAAAAGGCAGGATGAAGCGGCTCGGAATAAAGTTGCTGAAAAAATTATAGATTCAAGTTCTCCTCATGTTTTGGGAAGTTCTGATAAGCAATTTCTAACTCTTGAACTTCCTTCAACTTCTCTAGTACCAAATACTGATAGTTCAATTGCAGATGTACAGCTAAATGAAAGGGAAATACAACCATTTCAACCAGCAAATTCTGTGGATTTGCCCAGAGGCTTACGCAAAATAGCAGGAATCAAGGACACAAAGACACAACTTCAAGCTTCTCCAACGGAAATACCAGCTTTTTCTGCTCAATTACCTAGAGGGTTACGCAAAATAGCTGAAGTAACCAAGGAAAATCAGAAAATTCCCCCCACTTCCCCCGTCTCCACAGGAATAAAATTCCTGATGCCAACACCAAACACCATTGTGGATGTTCCAGCTACCACGGTGATTGTGCAATTTCCTGTTGGAAGTAAAGTAGAATTGCGGGCAAATGGTGTATTGGTAAACCCTTCCTCAATTGGACGAACAGAAAGCGATGCCAGTACTAACTTAGTAACGCAGACATGGTATGGTGTCTCGTTAAAAGAAGGTAATAACACCATCTCTGCACAAGTAGTAGGAGGGACAGAACCTCCTATAACGGTGCAAGTCGCAGTCCGGGGAGCGCCACAGAAACTAACCTTAGAAACTGTTGAGTCACGTATCCCGGCAGATGGACGTTCTACAGCGACAATCAAGGGTCAACTGCTCGATGCAAGTGGTAATCGCTCTAATCGTGATGCTGTTATCACTTTGATACCCACTGCTGGGGAGTTTGTTGGGAAAGACTTCAAACCTGATGAACCCGGTTTTCAAGTGGAGGCGAAAGGGGGGCAATTTACAGCAATTTTACGATCGCAGCTAAAAGCAGAAACTGTCACAATTCGCGCTATAACTAATAATTTAGAGGCCTTTACCCAACTACAATTTGAAACTGCACTGCGTCCGAGTTTGGTGACAGGCATAATAGATTTACGTTTGGGTGCTAAAGGTACAGATTATTACGGTAGTTTCCGCGATTTTCTCCCGCCTGACAAAAATAACAGAACGCAATTAGATTTCCATTCAGCCATATTTGCCACTGGTGCGATCGGAGAATGGTTGTTTACAGGTGCATATAACAGTTCTCGTAATCTCAATGAAGATTGCAATTGTGATAATCGCCTGTTTAGAACTTACCAATCTAGCGAGCAAAATTATCCTGTCTACGGCGATAGCTCGAAAGTTGATGTCGTCGCTCCTTCCATTGACAGTGTATATCTGCGTATTGAGCGTTCAACTGGTATCCCCGGTGCCGATCCTGATTATGCCATGTGGGGTGACTACAATACCGAAGAATTTGCGCGGCGATCGCAGCAATTTACTTCTATCACCCGTCAACTCCACGGTTTTAAAGCTAATTACAACTTCGGAAACTTACAAATTACAGGTTTGTATGGCAACCACTTAGAAGCATTCCAACGAGATACCATTGCTCCCGATGGTACTAGTGGTTATTACTTCCTCTCCCGCAGACTACTACAACCAGGTAGTGAAAATGTCTTTATTGAGTTAGAAGAACTCAATCGTCCTGGGACTGTATTAGAACGGAAACAGCTTAACCTCGGCCAAGACTACGAAATCGACTACGATCGCGGTACCTTATTATTCCGCGAACCCATACTTCGCACCGATGTCGATCAAACCGGACAAGTCTTGGTGCGTCGGATTGTTGTTAGCTATCAATATGACAGTGGAAACTCTGATAGCAATATCTATGCTGGTCGTTTGCAATATAATCTTTCCCGCAAACTTAACCAAGAAAGTTGGATAGGAGCAACTTATGTCCACGAAAATCAGGGAGTGCGTGACTTTCAACTCTATGGTGCAGATGCACTGATTTCTTTGGGCAATCAAGGTAAGTTAATTGCAGAATATGCTCATTCCACTAATGATTCTGATGTTGTAGGAAAGGTTAGCGGTGAAGCATACCGATTGGAAGCTGAAGGACAAATTACTAACGGGATTCAAGGTCGTGCCTACTATCGCTTTGCCGATACAGGCTTTGCCAATAATGCCACTATCAGCTTTGTCCCAGGACAAACCCGTTATGGAGCGCAGGTTACAGCTAAACTCTCTTCAACCACTAATGTCAGGGCGCAGTACGACCACGAAGACAATTTTGGCATTGCTCCCCAACCTCTAGATACCTTTGAAGAACTGTTTTCACCTGGTTCTCAGGCCATACCTGGGAGTGCAGTTAATAATTCTCTAACGACCATTTCCGCCGGTATTCAACAACGTCTAGGTAGCGCCATTGTTGATGTAGATTGGATTCATCGTCATCGGGAAGACCGCATCCCTGACAGTGCTTTGAGTAGTAACTCCGATCAATTGCGATCGCGTTTTTCCGTTCCCATTGCTAAAAATCTGACTTTCCAAGCTCAAAATGAACTAAGTTTATCTTCCCAAAAAGATAGTGTTTACCCAGACCGGACTATTTTAGGGCTAAATTGGGCAGCAATTCCTGGTGTCAATATCAGTCTGGCCCAGCAGTTTTACACTAGTGGTCAATATTCGGGTAATTCCATCACCAGCTTGAGTGTCAATGGTGAACACAAACTTGGTTCAGATACTACCTTGACCGGTCGTTACTCAATCTTGGGTGGTGCTAACGAAATGACTACCCAAGGGGCGATTGGTCTAAATAATCGTTGGACTATTGCTTCTGGATTGCGACTAAATGTTGCTTATGAACATGTATTTGGCAACTTCTTCGGACGGACTGGAGCAGGACAACAATATGCCCAACCCTTCGCTGTTGGTCAATCAGCATCTGCGATCGGATTTGATGGTGGTGATAGCTATAGTGTGGGGCTAGAATACTCTGATAATCCACAGTTTCAAGCCAGTGCCCGTTACGAACATCGTTCTTCTTCTGGTGGTAGTAATACAGTAATTACCGCAGGTGCTGCGGGTAAAATTTCTCCGGCTCTGACAGCCTTAGTCCGTTATCAACAAGCTGGTTCTTCCAATCAAAAGCTTTCAGGATTGGGGGATACAACTACCTTAAAGTTGGGACTAGCCTACCGCAACCCCAATAGTGATAAATTTAATGCCTTATTGCGTTATGAATATCGCAAAAATCCATCAACTATCCCTGACACCATCCTCTTAGGTAGTGGCACGGGTTCCGAAGACCATACATTTGCTTTAGAGGCTATTTACGCTCCTAACTGGCAATGGGAGTTCTATGGTAAGTATGCTTTACGTAACAGCACTTCTTACATAGCCAGTGATTTAGCTGGTACGAGTACAGTAAATCTGGCCCAATTACGTGCTACTTATCGTTTGGGATATAGCTGGGATTTAGTGGGTGAAGCTCGTGTAATTAGTCAGTCTAGTTACAGCGAAACAGGCTTTGTCTTAGAAACAGGCTATTACCTCACCCCTAACCTGCGCGTTTCTGCTGGATATGTGTTTGGTAAAGTTGATGACCGGGATTTCTCAGGAACACGTTCCGCAGGTGGCGCATATTTGGGTGTCAGTGTCAAACTTAACGAATTATTTGATGGCTTTGGACAGCAAAAACCAGTACCACGCACGCAACAAGAATCTACGTTGCCAAGCCTGTTAA
- a CDS encoding beta strand repeat-containing protein — MVNRNKSINKQIQPYQSLVATALLTGSFFQFIAPVLADGTTAGTSISNTATATYEDPNAPGSPINSTSNTVTVTIAEVAGITVTGSGITGTANPGNTLIYTYTVTNVGNDSTKFQIPNLATTTGPATVSGTLPGGTPGNLQYSTDGGTTWTNIPAGGLTTPTPVAVNGTVLVRVPVTVQAGAQNGDTITVQLGQTPGDAQNQSRIADGGDVYTVDNGNAAGAPVNGVREASATQQIKVGSTANTRALPTILKTKTAYDNAGTSSSLSDDLLTYGLSLRVEANDVTASGVTPAALAGTNISIDSATVSRILVSDAIPANTVLNSTPTAPSGWKVVYSITPITSSTTTAEAASWTTVAPASLSSVTRIGFVNDPSVVTSVATGTTVSGFSIQVKATGASGNGPVNIYNIAQVTGATAGDPNTKVYDDSGDQNPGNFDSNNNTFPTTQVGDTGFAPNGSTPPFIDAQNNNTGTKTTAGDYNLATLSVPNATSLLNGPNGVPDAVGPTDNNDDFTNRSALIPPNITPGSKVDPSAVSFTNTVQNTGTSPANISLVPTPPKIPGDLPTGTVVTVSYQGLSAAYTYNGTSFGFTSGTGTVGGNPVSATNPVRIDAVAANGGKANYGVSVDLPANTPLSTDTTAQGASVTTTLERGFPTPITAFIDSTTNPGDPTGKPQNISIDRVYTGFLQLLKESRVLQGTGPALANSADGTFSVTPKKPAPGNIIEYRITYKNISTPQVGTGNVILNADKIVITEDGTLSTALNDGKNNWAKDNDNNGQIDTSNIVSSAKDSGTSTIQFFSGNPATNSGNDQTGTTVNTDVSKYVDTVTGQIGPSVQRTFTFQRKVN, encoded by the coding sequence ATGGTAAACCGAAACAAATCTATCAACAAGCAGATCCAGCCTTACCAATCTCTAGTAGCAACAGCATTATTAACTGGTAGCTTTTTCCAATTTATTGCACCTGTATTAGCTGACGGAACTACTGCGGGTACATCTATAAGCAACACAGCCACAGCAACCTACGAAGATCCCAACGCGCCAGGGAGTCCCATCAATTCTACATCTAACACTGTCACTGTAACTATAGCAGAGGTGGCTGGTATTACTGTTACAGGTTCTGGGATTACAGGTACTGCTAACCCTGGTAATACACTAATTTACACTTACACCGTAACCAACGTCGGTAACGACTCCACCAAATTCCAGATTCCTAACTTAGCGACAACAACAGGGCCAGCCACAGTTTCGGGGACACTACCTGGTGGCACACCTGGTAACTTGCAATATAGTACTGATGGCGGTACAACCTGGACAAATATCCCTGCTGGTGGACTAACTACACCAACTCCCGTGGCAGTTAATGGTACTGTGTTAGTGCGTGTACCAGTTACCGTCCAAGCTGGCGCTCAAAATGGGGATACTATTACTGTCCAATTAGGACAAACTCCTGGTGACGCTCAAAACCAATCCCGAATTGCTGATGGTGGTGACGTTTACACTGTTGATAATGGCAACGCAGCCGGAGCGCCAGTCAATGGTGTGAGAGAAGCCAGTGCTACCCAGCAGATTAAAGTAGGAAGTACTGCTAATACAAGGGCGTTACCAACTATCCTCAAAACTAAGACAGCCTATGATAATGCTGGCACTTCTAGTTCCCTGAGTGATGACCTGCTAACTTATGGTTTGAGCTTACGGGTTGAAGCTAACGATGTAACTGCTAGTGGTGTTACCCCCGCAGCTTTGGCTGGCACAAATATCAGTATTGATAGTGCAACAGTCAGCCGCATCTTAGTTTCTGATGCTATTCCAGCAAATACAGTGCTTAATAGCACTCCAACTGCTCCCTCTGGGTGGAAAGTAGTTTACAGCATTACCCCTATTACTTCTAGCACTACAACTGCTGAAGCAGCTTCGTGGACAACTGTCGCCCCAGCATCCTTGAGTTCAGTTACACGTATCGGTTTCGTTAACGATCCTAGCGTTGTCACTTCAGTTGCAACTGGGACAACAGTTAGTGGTTTTAGCATCCAAGTTAAGGCCACTGGTGCAAGTGGAAATGGCCCAGTAAACATTTACAACATCGCTCAGGTGACTGGTGCAACGGCTGGAGATCCAAACACCAAAGTCTATGACGATTCAGGAGACCAAAACCCAGGTAACTTTGACTCCAATAATAACACCTTTCCCACTACACAAGTAGGAGACACAGGTTTTGCTCCTAATGGCTCGACACCTCCTTTTATAGACGCACAGAATAATAACACTGGTACTAAAACTACTGCTGGGGATTACAACCTAGCTACCCTCTCAGTACCCAATGCCACCTCTCTGTTGAATGGGCCAAATGGAGTACCTGATGCAGTTGGCCCCACCGACAACAATGATGACTTCACCAATAGATCAGCACTAATTCCACCTAATATTACTCCTGGATCAAAGGTCGATCCATCTGCGGTATCCTTTACTAACACAGTTCAGAATACTGGTACATCTCCTGCCAATATTTCTCTCGTACCTACACCACCAAAAATACCAGGTGATTTGCCTACAGGTACAGTGGTGACGGTATCCTATCAAGGTTTATCAGCTGCTTACACATACAATGGCACAAGCTTTGGATTCACGAGTGGTACGGGTACTGTCGGAGGCAACCCAGTTAGTGCCACTAATCCAGTGCGAATTGATGCAGTTGCAGCCAATGGTGGTAAAGCTAACTATGGTGTAAGCGTTGATCTACCTGCTAATACACCGCTCTCAACTGATACTACTGCTCAAGGTGCATCTGTCACAACAACCCTCGAACGCGGCTTCCCTACACCGATTACGGCTTTCATTGACTCAACTACTAATCCTGGCGATCCGACTGGAAAACCCCAAAACATCAGCATTGACCGTGTATACACTGGCTTCTTGCAATTGCTGAAAGAGTCACGAGTTTTACAAGGAACTGGGCCAGCACTAGCAAATAGTGCTGATGGCACATTTAGTGTTACACCCAAAAAACCTGCCCCAGGAAACATTATTGAGTATCGGATTACTTACAAGAATATTTCTACTCCTCAAGTGGGAACTGGGAATGTAATTCTGAATGCTGACAAGATTGTGATTACTGAAGATGGGACTCTCAGTACAGCCTTGAATGATGGTAAGAACAACTGGGCGAAAGACAACGATAACAACGGTCAAATTGATACTAGCAACATTGTTAGTTCAGCTAAGGATTCTGGGACATCGACTATTCAATTCTTCAGTGGTAATCCAGCTACTAATTCTGGTAATGACCAAACTGGAACTACGGTAAATACGGATGTAAGTAAGTATGTGGATACTGTAACTGGACAGATTGGCCCGAGTGTACAAAGAACATTTACTTTCCAGCGCAAGGTGAACTAG
- the thrC gene encoding threonine synthase, protein MTQAIKTQTPTQTSTAYFQALKCKECGAEYELKATNVCESCFGPLEVKYDYSALRLTVTRETIQAGPNSIWRYRPFLPVATDNVIDVGTGMTPLVRSHRLARRLGLNKLYIKNDAVNMPTLSFKDRVVSVALSRARELGFTTVSCASTGNLANSTAAIAAHAGLDCCVFIPADLEAGKIIGSLIYSPTLMAVKGNYDQVNRLCSEVANTHGWGFVNINLRPYYSEGSKTLGFEVAEQLGWELPDHVVAPLASGSLFTKIYKGFQEFIEVGLVENKKVRFSGAQAEGCSPIAQAFKEGRDFIKPVKPNTIAKSLAIGNPADGIYAVELAQKTGGNIESVNDAEIIDGIKLLAETEGIFTETAGGTTVAVLKKLVEAGKIDPDETTVIYITGNGLKTQEAIQGYVGEPLTIDAKLDSFERALERSRTLDRLEWQQVLV, encoded by the coding sequence ATGACTCAGGCCATCAAAACCCAAACTCCAACCCAAACCAGCACTGCCTACTTTCAAGCTTTAAAGTGTAAAGAATGTGGTGCGGAATATGAACTCAAAGCCACTAATGTTTGTGAGTCATGTTTTGGCCCGTTAGAAGTCAAATATGACTACAGCGCCCTCCGTCTAACTGTCACTCGTGAAACAATTCAAGCTGGGCCCAATTCAATTTGGCGCTACCGTCCCTTTTTGCCTGTCGCAACTGACAATGTTATAGATGTGGGAACGGGTATGACTCCCTTGGTTCGTTCTCACCGTCTTGCCCGCCGCCTGGGTCTAAATAAGCTTTATATAAAAAATGATGCCGTTAATATGCCCACCCTGAGCTTTAAGGATCGGGTAGTTTCAGTTGCTCTATCAAGGGCGCGAGAGTTGGGTTTCACTACCGTGTCTTGCGCTAGTACGGGTAACTTAGCAAATTCTACAGCTGCGATCGCAGCCCACGCCGGTTTAGACTGCTGTGTGTTCATCCCCGCAGATTTAGAAGCCGGTAAAATTATTGGTAGTTTGATATATAGTCCTACCTTAATGGCCGTCAAGGGTAACTACGATCAAGTAAACCGTCTCTGCTCGGAAGTTGCTAACACACACGGTTGGGGTTTTGTCAATATTAATCTGCGTCCTTATTATTCTGAAGGTTCCAAGACGCTAGGTTTTGAAGTGGCGGAACAACTAGGCTGGGAACTCCCCGATCATGTGGTTGCTCCCTTGGCATCTGGTTCGCTATTTACAAAAATTTATAAGGGTTTCCAAGAATTTATCGAAGTTGGTTTAGTAGAAAACAAAAAAGTCCGTTTCAGTGGCGCTCAAGCTGAAGGTTGTTCGCCCATCGCCCAAGCCTTCAAAGAAGGACGCGACTTTATTAAACCAGTTAAACCGAATACAATTGCGAAATCACTAGCGATCGGCAACCCAGCAGACGGCATTTATGCTGTAGAGTTAGCTCAGAAAACTGGTGGTAACATTGAATCAGTCAATGATGCAGAAATTATTGATGGCATCAAGCTGCTGGCAGAAACCGAAGGCATCTTCACAGAAACGGCTGGTGGTACAACCGTGGCCGTGCTGAAAAAACTGGTAGAAGCTGGCAAAATTGATCCAGATGAAACTACTGTGATTTACATCACCGGTAATGGTTTGAAAACCCAAGAAGCAATTCAAGGCTACGTTGGTGAACCCTTGACTATTGATGCTAAACTAGATAGTTTTGAACGGGCTTTAGAGCGATCGCGGACTCTCGATCGCTTGGAATGGCAACAAGTCCTCGTTTAG
- a CDS encoding ubiquitin-like small modifier protein 1 — MAVTVLVPTTLQNLTNNQASLESNGSTIAELLDSLEQSFPGIKSRLCDEEGKLRRFVNFYVDSEDIRYLDGMNTVLKDGDEVSIVPAVAGG, encoded by the coding sequence ATGGCTGTAACAGTTTTAGTTCCTACGACTCTTCAGAATTTGACTAATAACCAAGCTAGTCTAGAATCTAACGGTAGCACCATTGCTGAACTGTTAGACTCCTTAGAACAAAGCTTTCCTGGTATAAAATCCCGGTTGTGCGATGAAGAAGGCAAACTACGGCGTTTTGTAAATTTTTACGTCGACAGTGAAGATATTCGCTACTTGGATGGTATGAACACAGTCCTGAAAGATGGCGATGAAGTAAGTATTGTCCCCGCAGTCGCTGGTGGTTAA
- a CDS encoding nuclear transport factor 2 family protein — MEKRREVGRIVPKAISFLLNKITLIVLAVSLVLFVGGRFELASASEPNAEAKLEIQQLTSCYSLGTDAIGRGNLPEGKNIYRDCFTQNAILTAIFPDGTTQTSYGTDAWADFVNSVFRGNGYTATQHLMGTINILFKNGKVTMSSYLHATHKRSETSIDVANGTYEDEVVKESGRWKISKRTLKLIDFLNLSSPTVDSSTTNSSNTNARSSNSSTNFVRPKMSGFNQ, encoded by the coding sequence GTGGAAAAAAGAAGAGAAGTTGGGCGAATAGTTCCGAAGGCAATCTCGTTTTTGTTAAATAAGATTACATTAATTGTGCTTGCAGTCAGTCTTGTGCTGTTTGTTGGAGGTAGGTTTGAACTAGCAAGTGCAAGTGAACCCAACGCAGAAGCAAAACTTGAGATTCAACAATTAACATCCTGTTACTCATTGGGAACTGATGCTATTGGTAGAGGAAATCTCCCAGAGGGAAAGAATATTTATCGAGATTGTTTTACTCAGAATGCAATCTTAACTGCTATTTTTCCTGATGGGACAACTCAAACAAGTTATGGGACAGATGCTTGGGCAGATTTTGTCAATTCAGTATTCCGAGGAAATGGTTATACAGCTACCCAACATTTGATGGGTACTATAAACATTTTATTTAAAAATGGCAAAGTAACGATGTCTTCTTATCTTCATGCGACTCATAAACGTTCAGAAACTAGCATTGATGTTGCTAATGGTACTTATGAGGATGAAGTTGTAAAGGAATCTGGGCGCTGGAAAATTAGTAAACGTACTCTCAAACTCATCGATTTCTTAAATCTTAGTTCCCCAACGGTTGATTCTTCAACTACTAATTCCTCAAACACTAATGCCCGAAGCAGTAATTCGTCAACTAACTTTGTAAGACCAAAAATGTCTGGGTTCAATCAATAA